The following proteins come from a genomic window of Chloroflexota bacterium:
- a CDS encoding glycosyltransferase family 39 protein, with the protein MVGLVTALFIAILLAHVAESRWITPNVPRAFFVALSLLFVYQVFQGGGRQECLFAGLWAGLAGSANYNGIVIATALIGAHVLSRRKDHIWLYVADAVPIVGFLN; encoded by the coding sequence ATGGTCGGCCTAGTCACGGCCTTGTTCATTGCTATTCTACTGGCTCACGTTGCTGAATCGAGATGGATCACGCCCAACGTACCAAGGGCCTTTTTCGTTGCGCTTTCTCTCCTCTTTGTCTACCAGGTTTTCCAGGGAGGCGGTAGACAAGAGTGCCTGTTCGCGGGGTTATGGGCTGGATTGGCGGGATCTGCGAACTACAACGGCATTGTCATCGCCACAGCACTTATTGGGGCTCATGTCCTGTCCAGACGAAAGGATCACATTTGGCTGTATGTTGCAGACGCGGTGCCCATAGTCGGATTTCTAAATTGA
- a CDS encoding glycosyltransferase family 4 protein has translation MRVLVVHNHYRQPGGEQVAVEAQVGLLQEAGHSVILYAKDNRVIEQYDLGQRIAFLLRTVFSWEAYREIKVLVAQNRPDVAHVHNVFPLISPSVYRALKHAGVPIIQTVHNFRFLCPNGLLYTQGHLCERCKYGDTLHALRWRCYRNSYLLSALYAVTIRLHRRWGTFQMIDHFIAPTEFTAAKLVESGLTTRDKISVLPHFLPDPLPTPGSFEQRDPHVIYLGRLSPEKGIEILVEAMTGLPSLRLKLLGDGPLTAAIRDQVQHQQLSNVELLGYVSGEAKWEALRHALATVVPSVWYEVFGFAVLESLAVGTSVVASNLGGIPHVVEDRRSGLLFRPRDSANLREKLAWLVEHPKEALAMGQYGRYVVQQRYTATTHYAALLEIYRHILERAEVQ, from the coding sequence ATGCGCGTATTGGTCGTTCATAATCATTATCGACAACCCGGCGGGGAGCAGGTGGCTGTGGAGGCTCAGGTGGGCTTGCTACAGGAGGCGGGACATTCGGTTATTCTATACGCAAAGGATAATAGGGTCATTGAGCAATACGACTTGGGTCAGAGAATCGCCTTTCTCCTGCGCACCGTCTTTTCATGGGAAGCGTACCGTGAAATCAAGGTGCTGGTCGCCCAGAACCGACCCGATGTGGCTCATGTGCATAACGTATTCCCGCTTATCTCGCCATCGGTTTACCGCGCATTGAAGCATGCCGGGGTACCTATTATCCAGACCGTCCATAACTTCCGTTTTCTCTGCCCCAATGGCTTGCTTTACACACAGGGACACCTCTGCGAACGTTGCAAGTACGGTGATACTTTGCACGCCCTGCGCTGGCGGTGTTATCGGAATAGCTATCTGCTCTCTGCTTTGTACGCTGTCACAATTAGGTTGCACCGCCGTTGGGGAACTTTCCAGATGATCGACCATTTCATTGCGCCTACCGAATTCACAGCCGCAAAACTAGTCGAAAGCGGTCTGACGACGCGCGACAAAATCTCTGTGCTACCACATTTTCTGCCCGACCCACTACCGACGCCTGGTTCTTTTGAGCAGCGAGACCCTCACGTGATTTACCTAGGGCGGCTGTCGCCCGAAAAGGGAATTGAGATCCTAGTGGAGGCGATGACTGGCTTGCCCAGCTTGAGGCTCAAGCTATTGGGGGATGGCCCTTTAACTGCGGCAATTAGAGATCAAGTGCAGCATCAACAGTTGAGCAATGTTGAGTTGCTAGGCTACGTCTCTGGGGAGGCCAAATGGGAAGCGTTACGGCACGCTCTAGCCACGGTGGTGCCTTCGGTCTGGTACGAAGTGTTCGGGTTCGCCGTATTGGAAAGTCTGGCGGTGGGTACGTCCGTGGTAGCTTCAAACCTTGGGGGCATACCACATGTTGTGGAAGATAGGCGCAGCGGTCTGCTGTTTCGGCCTCGTGATAGCGCGAACTTGCGGGAGAAACTAGCCTGGCTGGTTGAACATCCTAAAGAAGCACTAGCCATGGGGCAATATGGACGGTATGTTGTACAGCAACGCTATACAGCAACAACACACTATGCAGCGCTCCTGGAAATCTACCGGCACATCCTTGAGCGTGCGGAGGTGCAATGA
- a CDS encoding class I SAM-dependent methyltransferase translates to MDPKAFYRSLWSAKNQASYRPAVQRDWLHRYVLDPIFDPRANPRHKVAASMLRGGQRFLDIGCWDGCLMEHVRDHRLYQEFYGVDVVPQAIETVRAKGFQAQVVDLNQEPLPFPDSSFDGVAMLAVLEHVFDPYAVIGEIHRVLRPDGELVVGVPNAASLTNRLRVLSGHLPVTSTDAGWDGGHLHYFTKHALDCFLQSAGFDIVTRRTTGGWPRLREWWISLLAGELLYLCQRR, encoded by the coding sequence ATGGACCCTAAGGCCTTTTACCGGTCGCTGTGGAGCGCCAAGAATCAAGCCAGTTATCGGCCGGCCGTGCAGCGGGATTGGTTGCACCGCTACGTACTGGACCCTATCTTTGATCCGAGAGCCAATCCGCGCCACAAAGTGGCCGCTTCAATGCTGCGCGGGGGACAACGTTTTTTGGATATAGGTTGTTGGGACGGTTGTCTCATGGAACACGTCCGAGATCACCGTCTGTACCAGGAATTCTATGGAGTTGATGTAGTGCCGCAGGCGATTGAGACCGTACGAGCTAAAGGTTTCCAGGCCCAAGTCGTGGATTTGAACCAGGAGCCGTTACCTTTCCCGGATAGCTCGTTCGATGGCGTGGCAATGCTGGCCGTATTGGAACATGTATTTGACCCGTACGCGGTGATTGGGGAAATCCATCGCGTCCTCCGTCCCGATGGAGAACTTGTTGTTGGTGTTCCAAATGCCGCCTCTCTTACCAACCGGTTACGCGTACTTTCGGGTCACCTACCCGTGACATCCACCGATGCTGGCTGGGACGGAGGACACCTGCACTATTTTACCAAGCACGCTCTCGATTGCTTCCTGCAGAGCGCGGGATTTGACATCGTGACCCGGAGGACAACGGGGGGCTGGCCTAGGCTTCGGGAATGGTGGATTTCGCTGCTGGCTGGTGAGTTGCTCTACCTATGTCAGCGACGATAG
- a CDS encoding O-antigen ligase family protein: protein MFVHQKNENLGSQYPSVPLIPLIVALLIGVLVNAKFGLVAIMTVIVLLVTVLLVTSRSLFARCVFWLLVSKPIVDLTWRWNVGSVAGQRLNLQTLIGLYAIFLVIVVWILRRPVVSAWPVVGLVGASALSVLLSIGTAGFSNGLNDFLRLTSGISLFFVAGSVLCKEHIFRRFAWLVVVTITVPLALSLLQLWGRLPYESWDWISGMQVGRLSGSYPHVANLVCYLTYGHLLALYLFSRSNKAVQRVFLLMWMGLLYYVLYYTYHRTAYLVIALQLVSWLYLQRQGVLALLTGVAGAIGAITRLSVVKELYASSLVALSSPAAVFTQSFLRGRGEQWSRYLRDFAHFRPFYWLTGRGNALLIGDYPQYVLASDDPHNDFLRFLYTYGFLGLFFYLGTLFSLFGVALRLLKLSTRRFDKDLGRLVLLSVVSIAVMSMTTVPTRYPAAVWYLFVLGSVATSRYRQNRQANWR from the coding sequence ATGTTCGTTCATCAGAAGAATGAAAATCTCGGAAGTCAGTATCCCTCTGTACCACTTATACCGCTGATAGTGGCATTGCTAATAGGGGTCCTCGTCAACGCCAAATTCGGCCTGGTAGCAATCATGACTGTCATAGTCCTCTTGGTTACAGTTCTCCTGGTGACATCACGAAGCCTGTTTGCGCGATGTGTCTTCTGGCTTTTGGTTTCGAAACCAATTGTAGACCTGACCTGGCGCTGGAACGTAGGTTCTGTCGCCGGGCAGCGCCTGAATCTACAAACTCTGATCGGCCTGTACGCAATTTTCCTCGTCATCGTGGTATGGATTTTACGAAGACCAGTAGTATCCGCTTGGCCCGTGGTTGGTCTAGTAGGTGCATCGGCACTTTCTGTCCTGCTGTCAATAGGGACTGCCGGATTTTCCAACGGCCTTAATGACTTCCTGCGCCTGACCAGCGGCATCAGTTTGTTTTTTGTAGCCGGTTCCGTATTGTGCAAGGAGCACATCTTTCGCCGGTTCGCCTGGCTTGTCGTTGTCACGATAACGGTTCCATTAGCACTCTCCCTCTTGCAACTCTGGGGGCGGTTACCGTACGAGTCTTGGGATTGGATTAGCGGGATGCAGGTTGGCCGTTTGAGCGGCTCCTATCCACACGTCGCAAATCTCGTCTGTTATCTAACGTATGGCCATTTGCTTGCACTCTACCTGTTTAGTCGTTCCAACAAGGCGGTGCAACGCGTATTTCTCCTAATGTGGATGGGATTGTTGTATTATGTCTTGTACTATACCTATCACCGTACCGCTTATCTGGTGATCGCCTTACAATTGGTGAGCTGGTTGTACCTACAGAGACAAGGAGTATTGGCGTTGCTTACTGGCGTAGCTGGTGCGATTGGTGCAATCACTCGGCTTAGCGTCGTCAAAGAATTGTATGCGAGCTCGTTGGTAGCCCTTTCCAGTCCTGCTGCTGTGTTCACGCAGTCTTTCTTGCGCGGACGAGGAGAACAATGGTCGCGCTACTTGAGAGACTTTGCTCATTTTCGCCCCTTCTATTGGTTGACGGGACGAGGCAATGCCTTGCTGATCGGCGATTATCCACAGTATGTACTGGCCAGCGATGATCCCCACAATGACTTCTTACGTTTTCTCTACACGTACGGTTTCTTGGGGCTCTTCTTTTATTTGGGGACTTTGTTTTCCCTTTTCGGTGTTGCTCTCCGCCTACTCAAATTATCAACGCGTCGCTTTGATAAAGACCTGGGACGTCTCGTGCTTCTGAGCGTGGTTTCCATTGCTGTTATGAGCATGACGACGGTGCCGACGCGCTATCCAGCCGCTGTGTGGTATCTCTTTGTGTTGGGCTCAGTGGCTACCTCGAGATATCGCCAGAACAGGCAGGCTAATTGGCGTTGA
- a CDS encoding oligosaccharide flippase family protein, whose translation MILRGLSKLGATVTERCEDPFLTMLLSLASDSFVYFIGSGVIGVGNVVLVPLYTRYLSPAEFGVYTLVDIAVLVMVAVVGLGFNMSYLRWYVEVSEGQRSVLLNSMLLVSTIAALLGGGGLAGIAASLVGEKWLQTGPKNIAWTLFPLVLLENLQVLLLTDLRARRDAVAFSLGSVIRVLGMIGFSLWFVAVQKEGVRGVLLGRIAGDTIGVLLLLWVCFQHPDLHFSWELVKPMLRYGLPLIYSSLMAMLLDASGRYFLSHYGTLEQVGFYGAGIKISNLMRVMVVQPFGVAWGGLMFRIAKQSDAELIYSKLFAYILTAALAVALGIALFSPTIFALFTTPAYTPALQVFPLLLLVQVCTVLQYPASVGLYLKEKTHLFLPIYAVALATAVVSNRVLTPTYGMIGCAAGSIAGWIAVVGLESVIGQRYYALHYDWGAIVFAVLLVSGALVVGRHWAPGVHLRHILLQGALLLVVITALGGWSFWDYRRYRMRSLSSRTSSLISHQEAERCHVRPGPTHEI comes from the coding sequence ATGATCCTCCGAGGTCTAAGTAAGTTAGGAGCGACCGTCACAGAGAGATGCGAGGACCCCTTTTTGACCATGCTGCTCTCCTTAGCCAGCGATTCGTTTGTGTACTTCATTGGCTCGGGAGTGATCGGTGTGGGCAACGTGGTCCTGGTGCCTTTGTATACCCGCTATCTCTCGCCAGCCGAGTTCGGAGTCTATACGTTAGTTGACATTGCCGTGCTTGTGATGGTCGCAGTCGTTGGCCTGGGATTCAATATGTCCTACTTGAGGTGGTACGTGGAGGTTAGCGAGGGTCAACGATCGGTACTTCTGAACTCCATGCTTCTTGTAAGTACGATCGCTGCCCTGTTAGGTGGGGGTGGTTTGGCAGGCATAGCGGCCAGCCTTGTGGGAGAGAAATGGTTGCAGACCGGACCGAAGAATATTGCGTGGACGCTTTTTCCTCTGGTCCTCTTGGAGAATCTGCAGGTTCTTCTTCTCACGGACCTGCGAGCTAGGCGAGATGCTGTAGCTTTTTCTCTTGGTTCAGTTATACGTGTGCTAGGGATGATTGGCTTCAGCCTGTGGTTTGTCGCTGTGCAAAAGGAAGGGGTGAGAGGTGTACTTTTGGGGCGGATAGCAGGCGACACCATAGGGGTACTGTTGTTACTTTGGGTTTGTTTTCAGCACCCAGACCTCCATTTCTCCTGGGAGCTCGTGAAGCCGATGCTACGGTATGGCTTGCCTCTCATCTACAGTAGTTTGATGGCTATGTTGTTGGATGCGTCAGGGCGTTATTTCCTCAGCCACTATGGAACATTGGAGCAGGTCGGGTTCTATGGGGCGGGAATCAAAATTTCCAACCTAATGCGAGTAATGGTTGTGCAACCTTTTGGAGTTGCCTGGGGGGGATTGATGTTTAGGATTGCTAAACAGTCAGACGCCGAGCTTATTTACTCCAAACTGTTTGCGTACATCCTTACCGCTGCCCTGGCAGTTGCGCTGGGAATAGCGCTGTTTTCACCTACCATATTTGCTTTGTTCACGACACCCGCTTATACTCCAGCACTCCAAGTGTTCCCTTTATTATTGCTGGTGCAGGTTTGTACAGTACTCCAGTATCCGGCGTCTGTTGGACTTTACCTCAAAGAGAAGACGCATCTCTTTCTCCCCATTTACGCTGTCGCCCTTGCGACTGCCGTGGTCAGCAACCGAGTTTTGACGCCAACCTATGGGATGATAGGTTGCGCAGCAGGGTCAATTGCTGGGTGGATCGCAGTCGTCGGTCTAGAATCTGTCATAGGGCAAAGGTACTATGCACTGCACTACGACTGGGGGGCAATAGTCTTCGCGGTTCTCTTAGTTTCCGGGGCGCTGGTTGTTGGTCGTCATTGGGCCCCAGGTGTTCACTTGCGACACATCCTGTTACAGGGTGCGCTGTTGCTGGTCGTGATAACGGCCTTAGGGGGTTGGTCATTCTGGGACTACCGACGGTATCGGATGCGATCTCTCAGTAGCAGAACGAGTTCTTTGATATCTCACCAAGAGGCTGAGAGATGTCACGTTAGGCCAGGGCCGACCCATGAGATATGA